In the Tribolium castaneum strain GA2 chromosome 1, icTriCast1.1, whole genome shotgun sequence genome, one interval contains:
- the LOC657326 gene encoding ATP synthase subunit d, mitochondrial: protein MAAKRIAQSSINWAQLAERVPPHQKGLFQQFKSKSDHYLRRVMENPEKAPEINWSFYKSRVPVAGMVDEFQKQYSALKIPYPPDTVSSQVDAQEQEIKGEIEKFKRESSARISQYEKQLAHLTSLIPFDKMTMEDFRDAYPEQALDPINRPTFWPHGPEDQPGPHDEASGHH, encoded by the exons ATGGCCGCGAAGAGAATCGCCCAAAGTTCAATCAATTGGGCCCAACTGGCCGAAAGGGTGCCCCCACACCAGAAGGGCCTCTTCCAGCAGTTCAAGTCCAAGTCCGACCACTACTTGCGCAG AGTGATGGAGAACCCGGAGAAGGCCCCCGAGATCAACTGGTCGTTCTACAAGTCCCGGGTCCCCGTTGCTGGGATGGTGGACGAGTTCCAGAAGCAATACTCTGCGTTGAAGATTCCCTACCCCCCTGACACCGTCAGCTCGCAAGTTGACGCCCAGGAGCAGGAGATTAAGGGCGAGATTGAGAAGTTCAAACGGGAGTCGAGTGCTAGGATTTCTCA GTATGAGAAGCAATTGGCTCATTTGACATCGTTGATTCCGTTCGATAAAATGACCATGGAAGACTTCAGGGATGCTTATCCTGAACAGGCCCTGGATCCTATCAACAGACCCACTTTCTGGCCCCATGGTCCTGAGGACCAGCCTGGGCCCCATGATGAAGCTTCCGGACACCATTAA
- the LOC100141765 gene encoding sodium-coupled monocarboxylate transporter 1, with protein MVTKTTLTFSFLDYVILIIVIMVTAILGIYHGTGNRQYTANDIMKNKKNNAIVIALSVTVSHFSALTVLAVPSDVYKFGAFYWWTCLCLVLVVILTAYIYLPVFFNLEIVSIYEYLGKRFDRKTKLLSSFFYVLSEALYSPLVIYTPSLALSAATGINIHIITSVMCGICVCYTAIGGLKAVIWTDFLQFLVVAATMLFIIFIGLQAQGGFLSVWNTAIEGERLDIFDFDLDPTKRNSFWTFIVGSTIQWTNYVTLTQTGMQKFLCLPTLKACVWSLIYFALSMSVVATVCTLTGLLIYDRYVKCDPLISKTIAKQDQIVPYYILDVTGNMNGISGIFMGTIFCSALSSLSSGLNAMSSVIYKDFVTLFLKRNISKRKETNILRLIVVIAGLFAVVMGFLVEHLGELVPLTISLTGMVAGPSMGMFTLGVLFPKANSNGAFYGALGGILGSAALVVPREYYQYQNLFSYSHKPLGENCIDNITFLSTLLHNKTVPVENAFQPHYIFRISFYYFCLIGVVITVGLGLIVSSMSNKNDLQVDKKLISPVCHFLLPKQRGGDDVMEHCVENQELQEQDK; from the exons ATGGTCACAAAGACAACTCTTACATTTTCTTTCCTGGACTACGTCATTCTTATCATCGTAATAATGGTCACTGCCATTCTTGGGATATATCATGGTACTGGTAACAGACAATACACTGCAAATGATataatgaaaaacaaaaaaaataatgctatAGTAATAGCGCTTTCGGTAACAGTGag TCATTTCTCTGCATTGACTGTCTTGGCAGTACCATCAGATGTTTACAAATTTGGGGCGTTTTATTGGTGGACTTGTCTCTGCTTGGTTTTAGTTGTTATTCTAACAGCTTACATTTACTTGCCTGTGTTTTTCAATCTTGAAATTGTCTCCATTTATGAATATTTGGGGAAAAGATTTGATcggaaaacaaaattgttgtcgtcatttttttatgttttatccGAAGCGCTTTACTCCCCTTTGGTGATTTACACTCCTTCTCTAGCTCTCTCAGCAG CTACTGGTATCAATATCCACATTATAACGTCCGTAATGTGTGGAATATGTGTTTGTTACACTGCAATTGGGGGCTTGAAGGCTGTTATTTGGACCGATTTTCTTCAGTTTCTTGTAGTTGCTGCAACAATGttgtttatcatttttattggATTGCAAGCACAAGGAGGATTTCTATCGGTTTGGAATACAGCAATTGAGGGAGAGAGACTAGACATATTTGA TTTCGATTTGGACCCAACAAAACGTAACTCCTTTTGGACCTTTATTGTTGGATCAACAATTCAGTGGACTAATTACGTCACTCTCACACAAACAGggatgcaaaaatttttatgtttacctACACTTAAAGCCTGTGTGTG GTCACTCATTTATTTTGCCCTGAGTATGTCTGTTGTTGCAACAGTTTGTACATTAACtggtttattaatttacgACCGATATGTAAAATGTGACCCACTAATCAGCAAAACGATAGCAAAACAAGATCAGATCGTTCCTTATTACATTTTGGACGTTACAGGGAACATGAACGGGATTTCGGGAATTTTTATgggaacaattttttgctctgCTTTGAGTTCTCTATCGTCAGGTCTTAACGCCATGTCAAGCGTAATTTACAAAGACTTTGTAACTCTCTTCCTGAAACGAAACATTTCGAAACGAAAGGAAACAAATATTTTGCGACTGATTGTAGTCATTGCTGGACTTTTTGCGGTTGTGATGGGCTTTTTGGTGGAACATTTGGGAGAACTTGTTCCTCTAACTATAAGTCTCACGGGAATGGTGGCAGGACCATCGATGGGAATGTTTACTTTAGGAGTACTGTTCCCTAAAGCAAATTCAAACGGTGCGTTCTATGGTGCGCTGGGAGGGATTTTAGGGAGTGCCGCCCTAGTTGTCCCAAGAGAGTACTACCAGTACCAAAATTTGTTCAGTTATTCTCACAAACCACTTGGCGAAAATTGTATCGacaatattacttttttgtcGACATTATTACACAACAAAACTGTACCAGTAGA gAATGCCTTCCAACCACATTATATTTTTCGAATATCTTTTTACTACTTTTGTTTAATCGGAGTCGTTATTACTGTTGGTTTGGGTCTGATTGTAAGCTCCATGTCCAACAAAAATGATCTTCAAGTTGATAAAAAACTGATTAGTCCTGTTTGTCATTTTCTTTTGCCTAAACAGAGAGGAGGTGATGACGTTATGGAACATTGTGTTGAAAACCAGGAACTACAAGAACAAGACAAGTAG